The following DNA comes from Phytohabitans rumicis.
TTCGTCGACGCGCTGGTGGGCGGTCTCATCGGGCTGGGCGTGATGGCGCTCCTGCTGCCCCTCAACCCGCTCACCGTGGTCGGTCGGGCGGCTAAGCCTGCTCTCGACGTACTCGCGGAAGGGCTGACCGAGACCGCCGAGGCGCTGGCGGAGCGCGACGTGGACCGAGCGGACGCGGCGCTGGCGCGCCTGCGGGCGGCGGAGAGCGACCTACAGCGGCTGCACGAGGCGATCGACGCGGCGAGCGAGACCGCGGCGCTGGCGCCGGCGCGGTGGCGGACCCGGGGCGCGCTGAACCAGTACATCGACGCGGCCGAGCACGTCGCGCGGGCGCTGCGCAACTCGCGCGTGCTGGTGCGGCGGGCGATCCTCGTGATCCAGGACGGCGAGGAACTGCCCGAGGCGCTCGTGGCGGCGGTGCGCTCGCTCAGCGAGGCGATGGACTGGCTGCGGCGGGAGCTGGGCGATGCCGTGGAGCCGGTCGCCGCCCGGGAGCGGGCGCTGCGGGCGGCGGGTGAGGCCGGCATGGCGTACGCGGAGGGGTGGGCTTCTCCGGCAGTGTGATCGTGGCGCAGGTGCGTTCGGCGGCGCTGGACCTGGTCCGCGCCTCGGGGCTGGAGCGCGCCGAGGCCCACCGCCTGGTACGGCGCGCGGTGGGCCGACACGTCCCGGCTACCGACAAAGAGCACCTCCCGGCTACCGACAAAGAGCGCTGAGCAGGGCCTCCACGTCCGATTCCGTGGTGCCGAGGCCGACGCTGGCGCGCAGCGCGGTCGGCGGCAGGTCCCGGCGGCCGGTGCGCGCGGCGGCCTCGGCGATCAGCCGGCGGGTCAGCGGATGGGCGCAGAAGAGGCCGTCGCGTACGCCGATGCCGTGGTCGCGGGCCAGTTCGGCGGCGACTTCGGCGGAGTCCCGCCCGGCGACCACGAACGAGACGATGC
Coding sequences within:
- a CDS encoding FUSC family protein; the encoded protein is MAAATEGPGRALARRTGARLRDRYHRVRVNVLLALQAGIAAGLAWFVAHDVVNHPRPFFAPIAAVITLAVSVGQRLRRAFELVVGVAIGIAIGDTLIYLIGTGPGQVGLVVTLAIVTAIFFGGGSALITQAASSAVLVATLTPPTDGVSFDRFVDALVGGLIGLGVMALLLPLNPLTVVGRAAKPALDVLAEGLTETAEALAERDVDRADAALARLRAAESDLQRLHEAIDAASETAALAPARWRTRGALNQYIDAAEHVARALRNSRVLVRRAILVIQDGEELPEALVAAVRSLSEAMDWLRRELGDAVEPVAARERALRAAGEAGMAYAEGWASPAV